In Eupeodes corollae chromosome 3, idEupCoro1.1, whole genome shotgun sequence, a single genomic region encodes these proteins:
- the LOC129951686 gene encoding protein 4.1 homolog isoform X1: MPAETKSSPAGTETETPTKKKSTAVSTSKAALARVTLLDGSILDVTIDRKARGRDLLNSICAGLNILEKDYFGLIYQIPTDDRVWLDLEKQVAKFFRTDPWVLQFAVKFYPPEPAQLQEDITRYQLCLQIRNDILEERLPCTFVTHALLGSYLVQSEMGDYDPKEMPDRGYLKDFKIAPNQNSELEQKVMDLHKTHKGQSPAEAELHYLENAKKLAMYGVDLHPAKDSEGVDIMLGVCASGLLVYRDKLRINRFAWPKILKISYKRHNFYIKIRPGDFEQYESTIGFKLASHSAAKKLWKSCVEHHTFFRLMTPEPPTKSSLFPRFGSKFRYSGRTMYETRKNPVERAAPKFDRSLSGRRLTSKSMDALALAEKEREKDAQKRHTMGHPPDHIPDLDPPRSRSPLKKDKKEKLKRESSTGTASASSQSSIEGDYETGADYIVDEQARPGDSDKENKDKKSKDDKEKQSGKPNEEINGNDGLNGSNHSEKSTGKGRGLGLFSGGRKSPKDKSPKEKEQSPSPTKDLKDKFGKTGKEKVEKVGVLATSPDKTNTNTNKGQSGYTRPYEYSEDDAGTSPTRKSYVPGGFRYDQDPNSNKGYDGSEQLSPGSQQKKVGLAFNYAPGNAEQLKEHAQKLKKGELSPKTRDKLNKGQLSPKTKEKLLKEGNLSPKSKAKLLGTAENAAPLTDAHGRSYSPNEGRGGYTSGAPGSYKPTIDPTAAFLDAERYAKEKPNSGLDRVGKSVAGLPVKDAAKAKKKRVKIMVITSKFDPSTKRVDTESGLIEHSSGILNLETGRIESKYGLIDPKKGTLEALNTMTGKKETYQGEVDPKTGNLHLVKGVADPKTGRVDDSLGQVICITEQDNPVVELTVITSRIDPITKKVDTVNGEVERSLGVLNLETGILDTKYGEINPKTGEIKTVDPKTRKVISSKNVTVDPSTGQITILGVTDPKSGKIDTSVGRLIEIGQQIDPVVEVTSLSGKYDSKKGIIEPKTAEVETSAGQFDPKAGKVDTKYGQIDLVRHTITCHDPKTGKSSVKDVKIDATTGQIVLKNQVNPKTNKLDKDYARILSLRIVQHRVDPKTQQPINDLRDDKDVIIDPKTNQIWVPTGVKDPNTNELQYVSSSVDPITGYVITIYGYLDPKANEIKQQTKLDPNVIKIEPNTGKIFTATGEVDIETRQPLYAATQVDPESGETYTKVGRIDPKTGKIIIVKIFLISKTDERGRPEEFDPQSVEIDPKTGRILKFSNRTVYVYNMIDPITGEIIQVDPNDPRIAGARTTVTHTMTLSGEIDPITGRIKSEYGHIDPETGDIDPDTAIMDPVTGKLILNYAQIDPTHFGKDVEVSTTTESVPITRQQFFDGIKHMGKNALRRDSEASSDDDMTKQYESENIKEMQSGTPKSGGGKLGKYVSTPTVVKTTTKQVLTKNEDGVTHNVEEEVRNLGTGEVTFSTQEHKAEPPRDDSSGAYVTATAVTTRTATTHEDLGKKAKTEQLEEKTVATTRTHDPNKQEQRVVTQEVKTTATVTSGDQFQRRDSISSASSGDSGTPIDGPYGSVVKSIAYQQSPTSTGPHVEQTRVILGEETPGYSGHGEIVSSQTVSSKTRTVETITYKTERDGIVETRVEQKITIQSDGDPIDHDKALAEAIQEATAMNPDMTVEKIEIQQQTQ, encoded by the exons ATGCCGGCAGAAACAAAATCTTCTCCAGCTGGAACTGAGACAGAAACACCTACAAAGAAAAAGTCAACAGCTGTTTCCACATCAAAAGCTGCCCTGGCACGCGTGACTCTCCTTGATGGTTCTATTTTAGATGTTACAATTGAT CGTAAAGCCAGAGGACGAGATTTGCTGAATTCTATTTGTGCGGGCTTAAACATTCTGGAAAAAGATTACTTTGGTTTGATTTATCAGATTCCAACTGACGATCGTGTTTGGTTAGATCTAGAGAAACAGGTGGCTAAATTCTTCCGAACTGATCCATGGGTGCTACAATTTGCTGTGAAATTCTATCCTCCAGAGCCGGCTCAACTACAGGAGGATATAACTAGATACCAACTTTGTCTTCAA ATTCGTAACGATATCTTGGAAGAACGATTACCATGTACATTCGTTACTCATGCCCTTTTGGGTTCGTATCTCGTTCAATCCGAAATGGGAGACTACGATCCAAAGGAAATGCCAGACAGAGgttatttaaaagatttcaaaattgcaCCAAATCAGAATTCTGAATTGGAGCAAAAGGTCATGGATTTGCATAAGACTCATAA AGGACAATCACCTGCTGAAGCAGAATTGCATTACTTAGAGAATGCAAAAAAACTTGCAATGTACGGGGTAGATTTGCATCCAGCTAAAGACTCTGAGGGTGTAGACATCATGTTAGGTGTTTGCGCATCTGGATTGCTTGTTTATCGTGATAA attgcgTATCAATCGTTTCGCTTGgccgaaaattttgaaaatttcttacaAACGTCACAATTTTTACATCAAAATCCGTCCTGGTGATTTTGAGCAGTACGAGTCAACGATTGGCTTTAAGTTAGCCAGTCATAGTGCTGctaaaaaattatggaaatccTGCGTTGAACACCATACATTCTTCCGTTTGATGACACCAGAGCCACCAACTAAGTCAAGTCTTTTTCCAAGATTCGGATCTAAGTTCCGTTACTCTGGCCGAACCATGTATGAGACCAGAAAAAATCCTGTAGAGCGTGCAGCTCCCAAGTTTGACCGGAGCTTATCGGGCCGTCGGCTAACCAGCAAGAGCATGGATG CTTTAGCTTTAGCTGAAAAAGAACGTGAGAAAGATGCTCAAAAGCGGCATACTATGGGTCACCCACCAGATCACATTCCAGATTTAGATCCACCTCGCAGCAGAAGTCCattgaaaaaagataaaaaagaaaag TTGAAGCGTGAATCAAGCACTGGTACAGCATCTGCTTCATCGCAGAGTTCAATTGAAGGCGATTACGAGACCGGTGCAGATTACATTGTCGACGAGCAG GCCCGTCCTGGCGattccgataaagaaaacaaagacaAGAAATCGAAGGATGACAAGGAAAAACAAAGCGGCAAACCTAATGAAGAAATAAatg GCAATGATGGTTTAAATGGTTCAAACCACTCAGAAAAGTCTACCGGAAAAGGACGT GGACTTGGTCTCTTCTCTGGAGGCCGAAAATCCCCGAAGGACAAAtcaccaaaagaaaaagaacaatcACCTTCACcaacaaaagatttaaaagataaattcgGTAAAACAGGaaaagaaaaagttgaaaaagtaGGCGTGTTAGCCACCTCACcagataaaacaaatacaaatactaaTAAGGGTCAATCGGGTTATACTAGGCCTTATGAATATTCGGAAGACGATGCTGGTACAAGTCCAACACGAAAGTCGTACGTCCCTGGTGGATTCCGTTACGACCAAGATCCAAATTCCAATAAAGGCTATGACGGCAGCGAACAGCTGTCACCTGGATCACAACAGAAAAAGGTCGGATTGGCTTTTAATTATGCTCCTGGCAACGCAGAGCAACTTAAAGAGCATGCTCAAAAGTTGAAAAAGGGAGAATTATCGCCTAAGACTCGCGATAAATTGAACAAAGGCCAATTATCGCCGAAAACTAAAGAAAAGCTACTTAAAGAAGGAAATTTGTCACCCAAGTCGAAAGCTAAATTACTGGGCACAGCTGAAAATGCTGCTCCCTTAACAGATGCTCACGGTAGATCTTACTCGCCAAATGAAGGCAGAGGTGGTTATACATCTGGGGCTCCTGGTAGCTATAAGCCAACCATTGATCCAACAGCTGCATTTTTGGATGCTGAACGTTATGCCAAAGAAAAACCAAACTCTGGTTTAGATAGAGTGGGAAAATCTGTTGCCGGTTTACCAGTTAAAGATGCCGCAAAGGCCAAGAAGAAGAGAGTTAAGATAATGGTCATCACATCCAAATTCGACCCATCGACTAAGAGAGTCGATACCGAAAGCGGCCTAATCGAACACTCAAGTGGTATTTTAAATCTAGAAACTGGTCGCATCGAGTCCAAGTATGGTTTAATTGATCCCAAAAAAGGTACTCTTGAAGCATTGAATACAATGacaggaaaaaaagaaacataccaAGGTGAAGTCGATCCCAAGACTGGTAATTTGCATCTTGTAAAAGGAGTTGCTGATCCAAAGACTGGTCGCGTAGACGACTCCTTGGGTCAGGTCATATGTATTACAGAACAGGATAATCCGGTTGTCGAGCTCACTGTGATTACAAGTAGAATCGACCCAATAACGAAAAAAGTGGACACTGTTAATGGCGAAGTCGAACGCTCTTTAGGCGTTTTGAATTTAGAAACCGGTATTTTGGACACAAAATATGGTGAAATCAATCCGAAGACAGGTGAAATCAAAACAGTGGATCCTAAAACACGAAAAGTTATATCTTCAAAGAATGTCACAGTTGATCCAAGTACTGGTCAAATAACCATTCTTGGAGTAACAGATCCAAAGTCCGGAAAGATTGATACAAGTGTTGGGCGTTTGATTGAAATCGGCCAACAGATTGACCCAGTTGTTGAAGTTACATCTTTGTCTGGTAAATATGATTCAAAGAAGGGCATAATTGAACCCAAAACCGCTGAAGTAGAAACATCAGCAGGACAATTTGATCCTAAAGCTGGCAAAGTTGATACGAAATACGGTCAAATCGATCTTGTCAGACACACAATTACATGTCATGATCCAAAAACAGGAAAATCAAGCGTTAAggatgtaaaaattgatgcaacCACTGGtcaaattgttcttaaaaaccAAGTTAATCCCAAAACTAACAAACTTGATAAAGATTATGCTCGCATCTTATCATTACGCATAGTTCAGCATCGTGTCGACccaaaaacacaacaacctATTAATGATTTACGTGATGATAAAGATGTCATTATTGATCCCAAGACAAATCAAATTTGGGTTCCTACTGGTGTCAAGGATCCGAATACAAATGAACTTCAATATGTATCTAGTAGTGTTGACCCTATAACTGGTTATGTAATCACAATCTACGGCTACTTAGATCCAAAGGCAAATGAAATtaagcaacaaacaaaattagacCCGAATGTGATTAAAATTGAACCAAACACTGGGAAAATATTTACTGCTACTGGTGAGGTTGATATCGAAACCAGACAACCACTATACGCTGCTACCCAAGTTGACCCAGAGAGTGGGGAAACTTATACGAAAGTTGGGCGTATTGATCCAAAAActggaaaaattattattgtaaaaatatttttaatctcaAAGACAGACGAACGCGGCCGTCCAGAAGAGTTTGACCCTCAATCGGTAGAAATCGATCCCAAAACGGGACGCATTTTAAAATTCTCCAATAGAACTGTTTATGTTTATAATATGATTGATCCAATAACTGGTGAAATTATTCAGGTTGATCCAAATGATCCTCGCATAGCTGGTGCTCGTACCACAGTCACTCACACCATGACGCTTTCAGGAGAGATTGATCCAATAACGGGACGCATTAAGAGTGAATACGGACATATTGATCCTGAAACAGGCGATATCGATCCAGATACTGCTATTATGGATCCAGTTACTGGAAAACTTATTCTCAATTATGCACAAATCGATCCAACCCACTTTGGTAAGGACGTTGAAGTCAGTACTACTACGGAATCCGTTCCAATTACCCGTCAGCAGTTCTTTGATGGTATCAAGCATATGGGTAAGAATGCTTTGCGCCGGGACTCTGAAGCTAGCAGTGATGACGATATGACGAAGCAATATGAGTCAGAGAATATTAAAGAGATGCAATCAGGAACACCAAAATCTGGAGGTGGAAAATTGGGAAAATATGTAAGCACACCAACAGTAGTTAAGACAACGACAAAACAAGTGCTTACTAAGAATGAAGATGGCGTCACGCATAATGTTGAGGAAGAAGTTAGAAATTTAGGCACTGGCGAAGTAACGTTCTCGACGCAGGAACATAAG GCCGAACCTCCAAGAGATGATTCAAGTGGTGCTTATGTAACAGCCACCGCTGTTACTACTCGAACTGCCACCACCCACGAAGACCTGGGTAAGAAAGCGAAAACCGAACAACTCGAAGAAAAAACTGTAGCCACTACCCGCACTCACGATCCAAACAAACAAGAACAGCGAGTTGTAACACAGGAGGTTAAGACAACTGCAACAGTAACAAGTGGTGACCAG tttcaaagaAGAGACAGTATTTCATCGGCAAGCTCTGGCGATTCAGGTACTCCAATTGATGGGCCGTATGGCTCTGTGGTAAAGTCGATAGCTTATCAG CAATCTCCAACAAGCACGGGACCACATGTTGAACAGACCAGAGTTATTCTGGGTGAGGAAACACCCGGATATTCTGGCCATGGAGAAATTGTTTCCTCACAAACAGTTAGTAGCAAAACGAGAACTGTAGAAACTATAACT tatAAAACCGAACGAGATGGAATTGTCGAAACAAGAGTAGAACAAAAGATAACAATTCAATCAGATGGCGATCCGATAGATCATGACAAAGCATTGGCTGAGGCAATTCAg GAAGCCACAGCTATGAATCCAGACATGACAGTCGAGAAAATCGAAATCCAACAGCAAACACAATAA
- the LOC129951686 gene encoding protein 4.1 homolog isoform X3: protein MPAETKSSPAGTETETPTKKKSTAVSTSKAALARVTLLDGSILDVTIDRKARGRDLLNSICAGLNILEKDYFGLIYQIPTDDRVWLDLEKQVAKFFRTDPWVLQFAVKFYPPEPAQLQEDITRYQLCLQIRNDILEERLPCTFVTHALLGSYLVQSEMGDYDPKEMPDRGYLKDFKIAPNQNSELEQKVMDLHKTHKGQSPAEAELHYLENAKKLAMYGVDLHPAKDSEGVDIMLGVCASGLLVYRDKLRINRFAWPKILKISYKRHNFYIKIRPGDFEQYESTIGFKLASHSAAKKLWKSCVEHHTFFRLMTPEPPTKSSLFPRFGSKFRYSGRTMYETRKNPVERAAPKFDRSLSGRRLTSKSMDALALAEKEREKDAQKRHTMGHPPDHIPDLDPPRSRSPLKKDKKEKLKRESSTGTASASSQSSIEGDYETGADYIVDEQARPGDSDKENKDKKSKDDKEKQSGKPNEEINGNDGLNGSNHSEKSTGKGRGLGLFSGGRKSPKDKSPKEKEQSPSPTKDLKDKFGKTGKEKVEKVGVLATSPDKTNTNTNKGQSGYTRPYEYSEDDAGTSPTRKSYVPGGFRYDQDPNSNKGYDGSEQLSPGSQQKKVGLAFNYAPGNAEQLKEHAQKLKKGELSPKTRDKLNKGQLSPKTKEKLLKEGNLSPKSKAKLLGTAENAAPLTDAHGRSYSPNEGRGGYTSGAPGSYKPTIDPTAAFLDAERYAKEKPNSGLDRVGKSVAGLPVKDAAKAKKKRVKIMVITSKFDPSTKRVDTESGLIEHSSGILNLETGRIESKYGLIDPKKGTLEALNTMTGKKETYQGEVDPKTGNLHLVKGVADPKTGRVDDSLGQVICITEQDNPVVELTVITSRIDPITKKVDTVNGEVERSLGVLNLETGILDTKYGEINPKTGEIKTVDPKTRKVISSKNVTVDPSTGQITILGVTDPKSGKIDTSVGRLIEIGQQIDPVVEVTSLSGKYDSKKGIIEPKTAEVETSAGQFDPKAGKVDTKYGQIDLVRHTITCHDPKTGKSSVKDVKIDATTGQIVLKNQVNPKTNKLDKDYARILSLRIVQHRVDPKTQQPINDLRDDKDVIIDPKTNQIWVPTGVKDPNTNELQYVSSSVDPITGYVITIYGYLDPKANEIKQQTKLDPNVIKIEPNTGKIFTATGEVDIETRQPLYAATQVDPESGETYTKVGRIDPKTGKIIIVKIFLISKTDERGRPEEFDPQSVEIDPKTGRILKFSNRTVYVYNMIDPITGEIIQVDPNDPRIAGARTTVTHTMTLSGEIDPITGRIKSEYGHIDPETGDIDPDTAIMDPVTGKLILNYAQIDPTHFGKDVEVSTTTESVPITRQQFFDGIKHMGKNALRRDSEASSDDDMTKQYESENIKEMQSGTPKSGGGKLGKYVSTPTVVKTTTKQVLTKNEDGVTHNVEEEVRNLGTGEVTFSTQEHKQSPTSTGPHVEQTRVILGEETPGYSGHGEIVSSQTVSSKTRTVETITYKTERDGIVETRVEQKITIQSDGDPIDHDKALAEAIQEATAMNPDMTVEKIEIQQQTQ from the exons ATGCCGGCAGAAACAAAATCTTCTCCAGCTGGAACTGAGACAGAAACACCTACAAAGAAAAAGTCAACAGCTGTTTCCACATCAAAAGCTGCCCTGGCACGCGTGACTCTCCTTGATGGTTCTATTTTAGATGTTACAATTGAT CGTAAAGCCAGAGGACGAGATTTGCTGAATTCTATTTGTGCGGGCTTAAACATTCTGGAAAAAGATTACTTTGGTTTGATTTATCAGATTCCAACTGACGATCGTGTTTGGTTAGATCTAGAGAAACAGGTGGCTAAATTCTTCCGAACTGATCCATGGGTGCTACAATTTGCTGTGAAATTCTATCCTCCAGAGCCGGCTCAACTACAGGAGGATATAACTAGATACCAACTTTGTCTTCAA ATTCGTAACGATATCTTGGAAGAACGATTACCATGTACATTCGTTACTCATGCCCTTTTGGGTTCGTATCTCGTTCAATCCGAAATGGGAGACTACGATCCAAAGGAAATGCCAGACAGAGgttatttaaaagatttcaaaattgcaCCAAATCAGAATTCTGAATTGGAGCAAAAGGTCATGGATTTGCATAAGACTCATAA AGGACAATCACCTGCTGAAGCAGAATTGCATTACTTAGAGAATGCAAAAAAACTTGCAATGTACGGGGTAGATTTGCATCCAGCTAAAGACTCTGAGGGTGTAGACATCATGTTAGGTGTTTGCGCATCTGGATTGCTTGTTTATCGTGATAA attgcgTATCAATCGTTTCGCTTGgccgaaaattttgaaaatttcttacaAACGTCACAATTTTTACATCAAAATCCGTCCTGGTGATTTTGAGCAGTACGAGTCAACGATTGGCTTTAAGTTAGCCAGTCATAGTGCTGctaaaaaattatggaaatccTGCGTTGAACACCATACATTCTTCCGTTTGATGACACCAGAGCCACCAACTAAGTCAAGTCTTTTTCCAAGATTCGGATCTAAGTTCCGTTACTCTGGCCGAACCATGTATGAGACCAGAAAAAATCCTGTAGAGCGTGCAGCTCCCAAGTTTGACCGGAGCTTATCGGGCCGTCGGCTAACCAGCAAGAGCATGGATG CTTTAGCTTTAGCTGAAAAAGAACGTGAGAAAGATGCTCAAAAGCGGCATACTATGGGTCACCCACCAGATCACATTCCAGATTTAGATCCACCTCGCAGCAGAAGTCCattgaaaaaagataaaaaagaaaag TTGAAGCGTGAATCAAGCACTGGTACAGCATCTGCTTCATCGCAGAGTTCAATTGAAGGCGATTACGAGACCGGTGCAGATTACATTGTCGACGAGCAG GCCCGTCCTGGCGattccgataaagaaaacaaagacaAGAAATCGAAGGATGACAAGGAAAAACAAAGCGGCAAACCTAATGAAGAAATAAatg GCAATGATGGTTTAAATGGTTCAAACCACTCAGAAAAGTCTACCGGAAAAGGACGT GGACTTGGTCTCTTCTCTGGAGGCCGAAAATCCCCGAAGGACAAAtcaccaaaagaaaaagaacaatcACCTTCACcaacaaaagatttaaaagataaattcgGTAAAACAGGaaaagaaaaagttgaaaaagtaGGCGTGTTAGCCACCTCACcagataaaacaaatacaaatactaaTAAGGGTCAATCGGGTTATACTAGGCCTTATGAATATTCGGAAGACGATGCTGGTACAAGTCCAACACGAAAGTCGTACGTCCCTGGTGGATTCCGTTACGACCAAGATCCAAATTCCAATAAAGGCTATGACGGCAGCGAACAGCTGTCACCTGGATCACAACAGAAAAAGGTCGGATTGGCTTTTAATTATGCTCCTGGCAACGCAGAGCAACTTAAAGAGCATGCTCAAAAGTTGAAAAAGGGAGAATTATCGCCTAAGACTCGCGATAAATTGAACAAAGGCCAATTATCGCCGAAAACTAAAGAAAAGCTACTTAAAGAAGGAAATTTGTCACCCAAGTCGAAAGCTAAATTACTGGGCACAGCTGAAAATGCTGCTCCCTTAACAGATGCTCACGGTAGATCTTACTCGCCAAATGAAGGCAGAGGTGGTTATACATCTGGGGCTCCTGGTAGCTATAAGCCAACCATTGATCCAACAGCTGCATTTTTGGATGCTGAACGTTATGCCAAAGAAAAACCAAACTCTGGTTTAGATAGAGTGGGAAAATCTGTTGCCGGTTTACCAGTTAAAGATGCCGCAAAGGCCAAGAAGAAGAGAGTTAAGATAATGGTCATCACATCCAAATTCGACCCATCGACTAAGAGAGTCGATACCGAAAGCGGCCTAATCGAACACTCAAGTGGTATTTTAAATCTAGAAACTGGTCGCATCGAGTCCAAGTATGGTTTAATTGATCCCAAAAAAGGTACTCTTGAAGCATTGAATACAATGacaggaaaaaaagaaacataccaAGGTGAAGTCGATCCCAAGACTGGTAATTTGCATCTTGTAAAAGGAGTTGCTGATCCAAAGACTGGTCGCGTAGACGACTCCTTGGGTCAGGTCATATGTATTACAGAACAGGATAATCCGGTTGTCGAGCTCACTGTGATTACAAGTAGAATCGACCCAATAACGAAAAAAGTGGACACTGTTAATGGCGAAGTCGAACGCTCTTTAGGCGTTTTGAATTTAGAAACCGGTATTTTGGACACAAAATATGGTGAAATCAATCCGAAGACAGGTGAAATCAAAACAGTGGATCCTAAAACACGAAAAGTTATATCTTCAAAGAATGTCACAGTTGATCCAAGTACTGGTCAAATAACCATTCTTGGAGTAACAGATCCAAAGTCCGGAAAGATTGATACAAGTGTTGGGCGTTTGATTGAAATCGGCCAACAGATTGACCCAGTTGTTGAAGTTACATCTTTGTCTGGTAAATATGATTCAAAGAAGGGCATAATTGAACCCAAAACCGCTGAAGTAGAAACATCAGCAGGACAATTTGATCCTAAAGCTGGCAAAGTTGATACGAAATACGGTCAAATCGATCTTGTCAGACACACAATTACATGTCATGATCCAAAAACAGGAAAATCAAGCGTTAAggatgtaaaaattgatgcaacCACTGGtcaaattgttcttaaaaaccAAGTTAATCCCAAAACTAACAAACTTGATAAAGATTATGCTCGCATCTTATCATTACGCATAGTTCAGCATCGTGTCGACccaaaaacacaacaacctATTAATGATTTACGTGATGATAAAGATGTCATTATTGATCCCAAGACAAATCAAATTTGGGTTCCTACTGGTGTCAAGGATCCGAATACAAATGAACTTCAATATGTATCTAGTAGTGTTGACCCTATAACTGGTTATGTAATCACAATCTACGGCTACTTAGATCCAAAGGCAAATGAAATtaagcaacaaacaaaattagacCCGAATGTGATTAAAATTGAACCAAACACTGGGAAAATATTTACTGCTACTGGTGAGGTTGATATCGAAACCAGACAACCACTATACGCTGCTACCCAAGTTGACCCAGAGAGTGGGGAAACTTATACGAAAGTTGGGCGTATTGATCCAAAAActggaaaaattattattgtaaaaatatttttaatctcaAAGACAGACGAACGCGGCCGTCCAGAAGAGTTTGACCCTCAATCGGTAGAAATCGATCCCAAAACGGGACGCATTTTAAAATTCTCCAATAGAACTGTTTATGTTTATAATATGATTGATCCAATAACTGGTGAAATTATTCAGGTTGATCCAAATGATCCTCGCATAGCTGGTGCTCGTACCACAGTCACTCACACCATGACGCTTTCAGGAGAGATTGATCCAATAACGGGACGCATTAAGAGTGAATACGGACATATTGATCCTGAAACAGGCGATATCGATCCAGATACTGCTATTATGGATCCAGTTACTGGAAAACTTATTCTCAATTATGCACAAATCGATCCAACCCACTTTGGTAAGGACGTTGAAGTCAGTACTACTACGGAATCCGTTCCAATTACCCGTCAGCAGTTCTTTGATGGTATCAAGCATATGGGTAAGAATGCTTTGCGCCGGGACTCTGAAGCTAGCAGTGATGACGATATGACGAAGCAATATGAGTCAGAGAATATTAAAGAGATGCAATCAGGAACACCAAAATCTGGAGGTGGAAAATTGGGAAAATATGTAAGCACACCAACAGTAGTTAAGACAACGACAAAACAAGTGCTTACTAAGAATGAAGATGGCGTCACGCATAATGTTGAGGAAGAAGTTAGAAATTTAGGCACTGGCGAAGTAACGTTCTCGACGCAGGAACATAAG CAATCTCCAACAAGCACGGGACCACATGTTGAACAGACCAGAGTTATTCTGGGTGAGGAAACACCCGGATATTCTGGCCATGGAGAAATTGTTTCCTCACAAACAGTTAGTAGCAAAACGAGAACTGTAGAAACTATAACT tatAAAACCGAACGAGATGGAATTGTCGAAACAAGAGTAGAACAAAAGATAACAATTCAATCAGATGGCGATCCGATAGATCATGACAAAGCATTGGCTGAGGCAATTCAg GAAGCCACAGCTATGAATCCAGACATGACAGTCGAGAAAATCGAAATCCAACAGCAAACACAATAA